A portion of the Ascaphus truei isolate aAscTru1 chromosome 14, aAscTru1.hap1, whole genome shotgun sequence genome contains these proteins:
- the B3GNT5 gene encoding lactosylceramide 1,3-N-acetyl-beta-D-glucosaminyltransferase, whose amino-acid sequence MIISARRLRRCQFLHIFASCFVLSLMLLWVQEDNHVVNHMKSYSYRYLVNSYDFINESLSLIRDKSDGAPSYRYLINNKEKCRAQDVLLLLFVKTSPENRRRRDAIRQTWGNEHYIRSQYTANIKIVFALGVHKNPMESNLLQKELVAENKKYNDLVQQDFFDTFHNLTMKLLLQFRWVNAYCPHAKFIMSADDDIFIHTPNLVSYLQHLDRVGVQDFWIGRVHRGSPPIRNKNSKYYVPYDMYPWTSYPDYTAGAAYVISRDVAVKVYEASLVLNTSIYIDDVFMGICATRMGVVPQYHTFFSGEGKAPYHPCIYNRMMTSHGHLEDIHHLWKEATDPKVKLLSAGFWGDTYCKLVNTMLLCKLHYVDTYPCSAAWS is encoded by the coding sequence ATGATTATCAGTGCTAGAAGGCTAAGAAGATGCCAGTTCCTGCATATATTTGCTTCTTGCTTCGTTTTATCACTAATGCTGTTGTGGGTACAGGAAGATAACCATGTGGTGAACCACATGAAGTCCTATTCCTACAGATACCTCGTAAATAGTTATGATTTCATAAATGAGAGCCTGTCTCTTATCCGTGACAAATCTGATGGTGCACCTAGCTACAGATATTTGATCAATAACAAAGAAAAATGTCGAGCGCAAGATGTGCTGCTTCTACTGTTTGTAAAGACGTCACCTGAAAACAGAAGACGCCGCGATGCAATTAGGCAAACTTGGGGTAATGAGCACTACATACGTTCACAGTATACCGCCAACATCAAAATAGTTTTTGCCCTGGGAGTTCATAAAAACCCAATGGAAAGCAATCTGCTCCAGAAGGAGCTGGTTGccgaaaataaaaaatacaatgacCTCGTTCAACAAGACTTCTTCGACACCTTTCACAACCTTACTATGAAGTTACTTTTGCAGTTTAGATGGGTGAATGCATACTGTCCCCATGCAAAATTTATCATGTCTGCGGATGACGATATCTTTATCCACACACCAAACCTGGTTTCCTACCTACAACACCTGGATCGGGTCGGAGTCCAAGACTTCTGGATCGGAAGAGTCCATCGTGGATCACCTCCCATAAGGAACAAAAATAGCAAGTATTATGTCCCGTATGATATGTACCCGTGGACGTCTTACCCAGATTACACTGCTGGGGCTGCTTATGTGATTTCTAGAGATGTGGCTGTGAAAGTATATGAAGCATCGCTGGTTTTGAACACCAGTATATACATAGATGATGTTTTCATGGGGATCTGCGCCACTAGAATGGGTGTTGTGCCTCAGTATCACACATTTTTCTCCGGAGAAGGAAAGGCCCCGTATCACCCATGCATCTACAACCGTATGATGACTTCTCATGGACATTTAGAAGACATCCATCACCTATGGAAAGAAGCTACAGACCCCAAAGTAAAGTTGCTGTCTGCTGGCTTTTGGGGTGACACATACTGTAAATTGGTTAACACCATGCTTCTTTGCAAGCTTCACTATGTGGATACCTACCCATGTTCTGCAGCTTGGTCCTAG